In the Pseudoliparis swirei isolate HS2019 ecotype Mariana Trench chromosome 19, NWPU_hadal_v1, whole genome shotgun sequence genome, one interval contains:
- the LOC130209951 gene encoding small integral membrane protein 32-like, whose translation MLRQLLLNSTDTPDFDLVLMAQSSTHAPSSLNASHGGSVSVGALLRPTTGRGGGGLRDGELHKPDLTTYIVMCLLLFLLVLLIVFFINCQLRNSFFASMPYDRSLREARTSYK comes from the coding sequence ATGCTGAGGCAGCTCCTCCTCAACTCCACCGACACCCCAGACTTCGACCTGGTGCTCATGGCCCAGTCCTCCACGcacgccccctcctccctgaacgcctcacacgGCGGGTCGGTGAGCGTCGGCGCTCTTCTGAGACCCACCacggggcgaggggggggagggCTCCGGGATGGCGAGCTCCACAAACCGGACCTGACCACCTACATAGTCATGTGCCTTCTGCTCTTCCTGTTGGTGCTGCTCATTGTGTTCTTCATCAACTGCCAGCTCCGGAACTCTTTCTTCGCGTCCATGCCATATGATAGGTCACTGAGAGAGGCCCGGACCTCCTACAAGTAA